From Candidatus Methylomirabilota bacterium, the proteins below share one genomic window:
- a CDS encoding IS110 family transposase, with the protein RAAGKAPKVALTACMRKLLTILNAMLKHHTRWALVMAQHA; encoded by the coding sequence TGCGCGCCGCGGGCAAGGCGCCCAAGGTCGCCCTCACGGCCTGCATGCGCAAGCTGCTCACGATCCTCAACGCGATGCTCAAGCATCACACCCGCTGGGCCCTCGTCATGGCTCAGCACGCTTGA